The Brasilonema sennae CENA114 genome includes a region encoding these proteins:
- a CDS encoding response regulator transcription factor, whose protein sequence is MSTVLIVEDSVTQREMITDLLKASGLTVTHASDGVEALEAIQTACPDLVVLDIVMPRMNGYEVCRRLKSNPKTQNLPVVICSSKGEEVDRYWGIKQGADAYIAKPFQPTELVGTVKQLLRG, encoded by the coding sequence ATGAGTACAGTTCTGATAGTGGAAGACAGTGTTACACAGAGGGAGATGATTACAGACCTATTAAAAGCGAGTGGTTTAACAGTAACCCATGCGAGTGATGGAGTAGAAGCATTGGAGGCAATTCAAACTGCTTGTCCCGATTTAGTCGTTTTGGATATAGTCATGCCTCGGATGAATGGGTATGAAGTTTGTCGTCGCTTAAAGTCTAATCCTAAAACCCAAAATCTTCCGGTAGTGATATGTTCTTCCAAAGGTGAAGAAGTTGATCGCTACTGGGGTATCAAACAGGGAGCCGATGCCTATATAGCTAAACCCTTCCAACCAACTGAGTTGGTTGGAACAGTCAAACAGCTGTTGCGAGGATAA
- a CDS encoding chemotaxis protein CheW, with the protein MITQADFLGGSGQEQSRSELEVKSPEKELCLRFYIPFGSAQGEPLRQEFALLASDIREVIELSPDRITPIPNTSSLVLGALNLRGRVIWVADLGQFLGQGTTLNTNRSQIPVIAIEQQDIIVGLAVEEIGGMDWLDKKQLRVSMRSVPDTMALFLQGEWILGAKKNQCLRLLDHKAILRSALWVG; encoded by the coding sequence ATGATCACTCAAGCGGACTTTTTAGGAGGAAGTGGACAAGAGCAGTCCCGTTCTGAATTAGAAGTAAAAAGTCCAGAAAAAGAGTTATGTCTAAGATTTTATATTCCCTTCGGCTCCGCTCAGGGTGAACCCTTGCGTCAGGAGTTTGCACTACTAGCCAGTGATATTCGGGAGGTAATTGAACTCAGTCCTGATAGAATTACCCCAATTCCTAATACTTCTTCCTTGGTTTTGGGTGCTCTAAATCTACGAGGTCGAGTGATTTGGGTGGCTGATTTGGGTCAATTTCTAGGACAAGGAACCACCTTAAATACCAATCGTTCTCAGATTCCTGTGATTGCTATAGAACAGCAAGATATAATAGTCGGTTTAGCGGTTGAAGAAATCGGCGGTATGGACTGGCTTGATAAAAAGCAGCTAAGGGTATCTATGAGGAGTGTACCAGATACAATGGCTCTGTTTTTACAAGGAGAATGGATATTAGGGGCTAAAAAAAATCAGTGTTTACGGCTGCTTGATCACAAAGCAATTTTACGAAGTGCGCTATGGGTTGGGTAA
- a CDS encoding response regulator has protein sequence MLPEQQQRILGYFIEEAKDHLDTIEKGLLNLQSTLDNPEMINEVFRAAHSIKGGAAMLGMSSIQHTAHRLEDYFKVLKQHPIQVDQKLESLFLGVSDTLKALLESCTEPSGLTDEMAQTLMSETEPVFKWLQEHLDLLVEESRKKLTENISILAKVSPATLPQTLPQRSESLQNLQTVQSQVIRILREMLQLFKQTATPQTRQSLYKCCDELAELGEEFNWSNWCSLCRTAGSAIAFPQNTYLTLAKTVITDLKQALELVIAGKETEITISQQLQALIRVEQTTELLEKPLILAGESDSPTELLELPPVISSSTLYLEYSKEIAQTTSNATYTSFLDIAEHDRITSLSELSEQFNSNDNPPLTHTTDTKNQEQEVRRSNLNLLADFFEGDSLEDQMWDKEEILEINAEDKLKRDVSNGNTEETNDVLEKLIDKSTISTQQQAIETEEDTLLFYDDLLEDNLESDHQTTSHLTEELTFEKKLAPQDIAEIVKTPLEQFVGTGEKIQDKVTSLLELLLDENQQLYTGKINQRQTETIANIDLSKKQESSSHDLSLQSIKAKLIEARDYPLFTNVKTISDQDEILTLEDLFIKTAEDNIIGLPGEKSTSYELKSSQIEIENINKFWELELKGKNDDFSPPDQQHVASELEEILLATAAEDFFYDVVNQSKTSTLDSLMFEDSELNLNMEEQQLDLLFLSESDDDWFQKLTLNIKESSSIDTTIGTQSTSIVSQIDLSLFSQQPEAVELAPEFTILSLEAENKQELVNNGFLTQELQDINLRVNSECSHQQPEIINTEADLDGDNFLQLDSALDVKENLFRIEAVDSEDELTQEIDIFLNGNLTELDELLSEEVVSEVNAELRSEERTAQGKLLGVAANQVTSDRGKKDLSPRPFVYRTTKFEQLIKVPVKHLDDLSNLVGELVVNRNTLEQDQQRLRQFLDNLLLQMQQLSNVGARMQELYERSLLDASVNPNRSHHSDDYNKDIDRGLTKLEMDQFSPFHTLSQEMIELIVRVREAASDIDFVTEDTEGVARQFRQVTNQLQEGIMRSRMEPFAEVTTPLERGVRESAIKCGKQAQLVIEGRETLIDKVILEHLKTPLTHLLNNAIAHGIETPDIRQAIGKPPVGVITVRAFHQGNQTVISISDDGAGIDIEAVKAKAIKIGIITPEQAKSLSRHHVYDLLFQPGFSTKEKEDELAGRGIGLDVVLARMSEMRGKINIHSTLGGGTTFTICLPLTLSICKALCCISDKARIAFPMDGVEDTLDVPVKNIQQNSDGQKYIPWRNTLLPLQQLKEILTVHRQLSRGSIYGGHRDDDMICVVVVRSANVLLALQVDQVLNEQEIVIKQFEGPLPKPIGVAGATILGDGRIMPIADVMEIIDIFQGRTSKQRSASLCQQQQTPTIQETAAVEMNPTVLIVDDSITVRELLSLTFSKAGYRVEQARDGQEAWDKLRCDLPCDIVFCDIEMPRCDGLELLSRIQKNPNLKHLPIAMLTSRGAQKHRQMAIQMGASGYFTKPYLEEVLLEAASRMLKGEKLVD, from the coding sequence ATGCTGCCAGAACAACAACAGCGCATTTTGGGTTACTTCATTGAGGAAGCAAAAGACCACCTAGATACGATAGAAAAGGGCTTGCTGAATCTCCAGAGTACCCTTGATAACCCGGAAATGATTAACGAAGTTTTTCGGGCGGCTCACTCCATTAAAGGAGGAGCAGCAATGCTTGGTATGAGTAGCATTCAACACACGGCTCACCGTTTGGAAGACTATTTTAAGGTTCTCAAACAGCATCCAATTCAAGTTGACCAAAAATTAGAATCTTTGTTTCTTGGTGTATCTGATACCTTAAAAGCGCTGTTAGAAAGTTGCACCGAACCTTCTGGTCTTACTGATGAAATGGCACAGACCCTAATGTCAGAAACTGAACCGGTCTTCAAATGGCTGCAAGAACATTTGGACTTACTAGTAGAAGAAAGTCGCAAGAAACTTACAGAAAATATAAGTATCTTAGCAAAAGTTTCTCCTGCAACTTTGCCACAGACTCTACCACAAAGAAGTGAAAGTTTGCAAAACCTACAAACTGTGCAAAGTCAAGTTATCCGGATATTACGGGAAATGTTGCAACTGTTTAAACAAACTGCAACACCGCAAACACGGCAAAGCCTTTATAAGTGTTGTGACGAGTTAGCTGAACTTGGTGAAGAATTCAATTGGTCTAACTGGTGTAGTTTGTGTCGAACAGCAGGAAGTGCGATCGCATTTCCACAAAATACCTATCTCACTCTCGCTAAAACCGTTATTACAGATCTTAAACAAGCTTTAGAATTAGTTATTGCAGGTAAAGAAACTGAAATAACAATTAGTCAGCAATTGCAGGCACTCATCAGGGTAGAACAGACAACTGAATTGTTAGAAAAACCCCTGATTTTGGCAGGTGAGTCAGATAGCCCAACAGAACTATTAGAATTACCACCAGTTATATCTTCTAGCACTTTATACTTGGAATATAGTAAAGAAATAGCACAAACAACAAGTAATGCCACTTATACAAGCTTTTTGGACATTGCTGAACATGACAGAATTACTAGTTTATCTGAACTGTCTGAGCAATTCAATAGCAATGATAACCCTCCTTTAACTCATACAACAGATACGAAGAACCAAGAACAAGAAGTCAGAAGATCTAACTTAAATCTCCTGGCTGATTTTTTTGAAGGTGACAGTTTAGAAGACCAAATGTGGGACAAAGAAGAAATTTTAGAGATTAACGCTGAGGATAAATTAAAAAGAGATGTTAGCAATGGCAACACCGAAGAAACTAATGACGTCCTTGAAAAATTAATTGATAAAAGCACAATTAGTACTCAGCAGCAAGCAATAGAAACAGAAGAAGATACTCTTTTGTTTTATGATGATTTATTAGAAGACAATTTAGAATCCGATCATCAGACAACGAGTCACTTAACTGAAGAGTTAACTTTTGAGAAAAAACTTGCACCACAAGATATAGCAGAAATTGTAAAAACTCCATTAGAACAGTTTGTTGGTACTGGGGAAAAAATACAAGATAAAGTGACTAGTCTCTTAGAACTCTTACTAGATGAAAATCAACAATTATACACAGGAAAAATTAATCAAAGACAAACAGAGACTATTGCCAATATCGATCTTTCCAAAAAACAAGAAAGTAGCTCTCATGATTTATCATTACAATCGATAAAAGCAAAACTAATAGAGGCAAGAGATTATCCTCTGTTCACTAATGTAAAAACAATATCAGATCAAGACGAAATCTTAACTTTAGAAGATCTATTTATTAAGACAGCAGAAGATAATATAATAGGCTTGCCTGGGGAAAAATCAACTTCTTATGAACTCAAGAGTTCGCAGATTGAAATAGAAAATATTAATAAGTTTTGGGAACTGGAATTAAAGGGAAAAAATGACGATTTTTCTCCTCCCGATCAACAGCATGTAGCAAGTGAGTTAGAAGAAATTTTGTTGGCTACCGCTGCTGAAGACTTTTTTTATGATGTAGTAAATCAGTCCAAAACTTCTACCTTAGATAGTTTGATGTTTGAAGATTCGGAACTTAATTTGAACATGGAAGAACAACAACTAGATTTGTTGTTTTTATCAGAAAGCGACGATGATTGGTTTCAAAAGTTAACATTAAATATCAAAGAATCATCTTCTATTGACACGACTATAGGTACCCAAAGTACATCTATAGTATCTCAGATAGATTTGAGTTTGTTTTCCCAACAACCAGAAGCTGTAGAATTAGCTCCAGAATTTACGATATTGTCTTTAGAAGCTGAAAATAAGCAAGAGTTAGTTAACAATGGTTTTTTGACACAAGAACTTCAAGATATTAATTTGAGGGTGAACTCTGAGTGCTCACACCAACAGCCAGAGATTATAAACACAGAAGCAGATTTGGATGGCGATAATTTTTTACAGCTAGATTCAGCACTTGATGTCAAGGAAAATTTGTTCAGAATAGAAGCAGTTGATTCAGAAGATGAATTAACTCAAGAAATTGATATCTTCTTGAATGGCAACTTGACTGAGTTAGATGAGTTACTAAGCGAGGAAGTAGTATCAGAGGTCAATGCAGAACTCAGATCAGAAGAAAGAACCGCTCAAGGAAAATTATTGGGTGTAGCAGCAAACCAGGTAACATCAGATAGAGGCAAGAAAGATTTGTCTCCTCGTCCCTTTGTCTATCGCACGACAAAATTTGAACAACTAATAAAAGTTCCAGTTAAGCATCTGGATGATCTGAGTAATTTAGTAGGAGAATTAGTCGTTAATCGCAACACGTTGGAACAAGACCAACAACGTCTGCGACAGTTTTTAGATAACTTGCTGCTTCAAATGCAGCAGTTGAGTAATGTCGGGGCGAGAATGCAGGAATTGTACGAACGATCGCTATTAGATGCATCTGTTAACCCGAACCGCAGTCATCACAGCGATGATTACAATAAAGATATAGACAGAGGTTTGACTAAATTGGAAATGGATCAGTTTAGTCCTTTTCATACCCTGTCGCAAGAAATGATTGAACTGATTGTGCGGGTACGTGAGGCAGCCAGTGATATTGATTTTGTAACAGAAGATACCGAAGGAGTCGCGCGACAGTTCCGACAGGTGACTAACCAGCTTCAAGAAGGGATAATGCGATCGCGAATGGAACCATTTGCGGAAGTCACCACTCCTTTAGAACGAGGAGTGCGCGAAAGCGCTATCAAGTGTGGTAAACAAGCGCAACTCGTTATCGAAGGTCGAGAAACCTTGATAGACAAAGTGATTCTGGAACATCTTAAAACCCCACTGACTCATTTACTGAACAATGCGATCGCCCACGGTATCGAAACACCAGACATACGACAAGCGATTGGTAAGCCACCTGTGGGAGTTATAACTGTCCGCGCATTCCATCAAGGTAATCAAACTGTCATTTCGATCAGTGATGATGGCGCAGGTATTGACATAGAAGCGGTGAAGGCAAAAGCCATTAAGATTGGCATAATAACGCCAGAACAAGCTAAAAGCTTATCTCGACATCATGTTTACGATTTACTGTTCCAACCAGGTTTTAGTACCAAAGAAAAAGAAGATGAATTAGCAGGTCGTGGTATCGGTTTGGATGTTGTTCTCGCTAGAATGAGCGAAATGCGAGGGAAAATTAATATTCATTCCACTCTCGGCGGGGGAACAACTTTCACTATTTGTCTACCCCTGACTCTGAGTATTTGCAAAGCCCTTTGCTGTATATCTGATAAAGCGCGCATTGCTTTCCCAATGGATGGTGTGGAAGATACCTTAGATGTTCCTGTAAAAAATATCCAACAAAATTCTGATGGGCAGAAATACATTCCTTGGCGTAACACACTCCTGCCATTGCAACAACTCAAAGAAATTTTAACTGTTCATCGTCAACTGAGTCGAGGTAGTATTTATGGTGGTCATCGGGACGACGATATGATTTGTGTTGTTGTCGTGCGATCGGCAAATGTCCTTCTTGCCCTACAGGTAGATCAAGTGCTTAACGAGCAAGAAATCGTGATTAAGCAATTTGAAGGACCGTTGCCCAAACCTATTGGTGTTGCTGGTGCGACGATCCTGGGTGATGGTCGTATTATGCCTATTGCGGATGTTATGGAAATTATTGACATCTTCCAAGGACGAACCTCCAAACAGCGTAGTGCCAGTCTTTGCCAACAGCAGCAGACTCCTACTATACAAGAAACGGCTGCTGTGGAAATGAACCCCACAGTGCTGATTGTGGATGACTCAATTACAGTACGGGAATTGTTATCACTGACATTTAGTAAAGCAGGTTATCGTGTAGAACAGGCGCGTGATGGTCAAGAAGCCTGGGATAAACTGCGTTGTGATCTACCTTGTGATATTGTATTTTGTGACATTGAAATGCCTCGCTGCGACGGCTTAGAGTTGCTATCTCGCATCCAGAAAAACCCTAACCTCAAGCATTTGCCGATTGCTATGCTTACCTCACGGGGTGCACAAAAGCACAGACAAATGGCAATTCAAATGGGTGCAAGCGGTTATTTCACCAAACCATATCTTGAAGAAGTCTTACTAGAAGCCGCATCCCGGATGCTCAAAGGCGAAAAACTTGTTGACTGA
- a CDS encoding methyl-accepting chemotaxis protein, giving the protein MKWRHKRVVSIKEYEQTYVQAYKAYVQGNYKQAATLIDQLVQHLPYDPNISLLRGHIYYVLQQCDVAKIEYQKVLKFTDDQEIIRLARNGLDNIKEYQQKLDAQDFEKHDKKDNNFPDSSQSQTVKKQELENSAENQNFKTNSSSFHLNSLNELQKAVDDMEELPISSPFDISTDDSIVSDTTFNSKENFSDSFSDVIQQEARQLSNVNHQEAKAENTNTFKADKIESLEDFDQFDDSGNIPGFNFRQNSLFEEPQISSTSVEKNTSQPTQAETTLTQQNYDLTWDSTLKGDGAFLLPGRDDWALRSSQDARDSEVFMSTGSQRKVPVIIRADLWNRKPQVSVKQGFLAPLANAPLQTKQWIVAGTVGVVSALVVAGVSFVYAKLSPVEQRELVQNTGRVMTLASGIAGFASAGIMGSLTQRQIYRTAKDLQAQFDAVRQGNFNVQATVYSKDELGQLAAGFNQMTRVILTTTNEATRKAQEQEEARENLQRQVIHLLDDVEGAARGDLTVQAEVTADVLGAIADAFNFTIQNLRDLVQQVKVAAHEVTRGATNSETFARALSGDALRQAQELAVTLNSVQVMTDSIQRVAQAAQQAEAVTRDASDIALQGGQAVENTLAGILEIRETVAQTTRKVKRLAESCQEISKIVALISQIASRTNLLALNASIEAARAGTAGRGFAIVADEVRQLADKSAKSLKEIEQIVMQIQSETGSVMIAMEEGIQQVIKGTNLAEEAKRSLEKIIQVAKCIDALVRGITLDTVEQTETFSTVAEVMQSVELTAQDTSREAQRVSGALHSLVSVSGELITSVERFQVEISENTR; this is encoded by the coding sequence ATGAAATGGAGGCACAAAAGGGTAGTGAGTATAAAAGAGTATGAGCAGACCTATGTTCAGGCTTATAAAGCTTACGTGCAAGGAAACTACAAACAAGCAGCCACTCTGATCGATCAACTGGTGCAACATTTACCATATGACCCTAATATATCTTTGCTGCGGGGTCACATATACTATGTTTTGCAGCAGTGTGATGTGGCAAAAATAGAATACCAAAAAGTTTTAAAGTTTACAGATGACCAAGAAATTATTCGCCTTGCCCGCAATGGTCTTGACAATATAAAAGAATATCAACAAAAGCTAGATGCTCAAGATTTTGAGAAACACGATAAAAAAGACAATAATTTTCCTGATTCTTCTCAATCTCAAACAGTGAAGAAACAAGAATTAGAAAATTCGGCAGAGAATCAAAACTTTAAGACTAACAGTAGCAGCTTTCATTTAAATTCCTTAAATGAACTTCAAAAAGCTGTAGACGACATGGAAGAGCTACCTATTAGCAGTCCATTTGATATATCAACAGACGATAGTATCGTATCTGATACAACGTTCAATTCAAAAGAAAATTTTAGCGATAGCTTTTCTGATGTTATTCAACAAGAAGCACGGCAACTATCTAATGTGAATCATCAAGAAGCGAAAGCAGAGAATACAAATACTTTTAAGGCTGACAAAATAGAGTCTTTAGAGGACTTTGATCAATTTGACGATTCAGGGAATATTCCGGGATTCAACTTCAGACAAAATTCTCTCTTTGAGGAACCACAGATATCTTCAACATCTGTGGAAAAAAACACTTCACAACCCACTCAGGCAGAGACTACACTCACTCAGCAAAATTACGATTTGACTTGGGATAGCACCCTCAAAGGTGATGGAGCTTTTCTCCTGCCCGGAAGGGACGATTGGGCTTTGCGTAGTAGCCAAGATGCTCGTGATTCTGAGGTGTTTATGAGTACTGGTTCGCAACGAAAAGTCCCAGTCATTATCCGAGCTGATCTGTGGAACAGAAAACCTCAAGTCTCTGTCAAGCAAGGTTTTCTTGCTCCATTAGCAAATGCCCCTCTACAAACTAAACAATGGATTGTCGCTGGTACAGTGGGTGTTGTTTCTGCCCTGGTTGTTGCTGGAGTCAGCTTTGTTTATGCGAAGTTGTCGCCAGTTGAACAACGGGAGTTGGTACAAAACACAGGTAGGGTAATGACTTTGGCATCTGGAATTGCTGGGTTTGCTAGCGCAGGTATTATGGGGAGTCTCACCCAGAGGCAAATTTACCGCACAGCTAAAGATCTACAAGCCCAATTTGATGCTGTGCGCCAAGGAAACTTTAATGTCCAAGCCACCGTGTATTCAAAAGACGAACTTGGGCAACTGGCAGCTGGCTTTAACCAAATGACTCGTGTTATATTAACGACTACTAATGAAGCTACACGTAAAGCTCAAGAACAAGAGGAAGCTAGAGAAAACCTGCAACGCCAAGTGATTCACCTGTTAGACGATGTAGAAGGAGCTGCCAGAGGAGATTTGACAGTGCAAGCTGAGGTAACTGCCGACGTACTTGGAGCGATCGCTGATGCTTTTAACTTCACAATTCAAAACCTGCGGGATCTGGTACAACAGGTGAAAGTCGCTGCGCACGAAGTTACCAGAGGGGCAACCAATTCGGAAACCTTTGCTAGGGCCTTATCTGGGGATGCCCTACGACAAGCGCAAGAATTGGCGGTGACGCTGAATTCTGTACAAGTTATGACTGACTCAATCCAACGTGTCGCACAAGCAGCACAGCAAGCAGAAGCTGTTACCCGTGATGCTAGCGATATTGCTCTTCAAGGTGGACAAGCAGTAGAGAATACTTTGGCAGGGATTTTAGAAATTCGGGAAACCGTGGCGCAAACAACCCGAAAAGTGAAGCGACTGGCAGAGTCTTGCCAAGAAATTTCCAAGATTGTGGCGTTGATTTCGCAAATTGCTTCTCGGACGAATCTGTTAGCACTCAATGCTAGCATTGAAGCGGCACGCGCTGGAACTGCCGGACGAGGTTTTGCAATTGTGGCGGATGAAGTACGCCAGTTAGCAGATAAATCAGCTAAGTCGTTGAAAGAAATAGAACAAATAGTCATGCAAATTCAGAGCGAAACAGGCTCTGTGATGATTGCGATGGAGGAAGGTATACAACAGGTCATTAAAGGTACGAACTTGGCAGAAGAAGCCAAGCGATCGCTAGAAAAAATTATTCAAGTCGCCAAGTGCATCGATGCTTTAGTGCGTGGGATTACCTTGGACACTGTTGAACAGACCGAAACCTTCAGTACTGTGGCTGAAGTTATGCAATCTGTAGAATTAACAGCGCAAGACACTTCACGAGAAGCACAACGAGTATCTGGTGCTTTACATAGTTTGGTGAGTGTATCTGGTGAGCTGATCACCTCCGTTGAACGTTTCCAAGTCGAAATCTCTGAAAATACAAGATAA